The window ACATGTTTAATTTGTTGAGACCAAGCCAGTCACTCTATTTACTCTCATTGCGGTGCCATGAGATACCCGACGTATGAGGTTTCGAAATACGAGCCATCGTTTGGCCGTTTTTATGGTTTGACTCAACTCACTTCGCAACAAGTTGCAAAAATAAGTCTTCAAGCTATTTATTGCCAATCCCATTTGAAgattactgtcaaactaaacattaaaCAAAGAGTAACAGATTTGGTAGATTTAAGGCTACCAAAAAGGGTGGCATCTctttagagtgtctgcctcacagttctcaggactggggttcaaatcccagccccacctgtgtggagttggcatgttctccactgcagtttcctcacacgttccaaaaacatacgttaattggagattctaaattggtcttaggtgtgactgtgtgtgcgaatggttgtttgtttgtatgttccctgcgattggttgacaaccagttcagggtgtaccccgcctcctgcccgaagatagctgggttaggttgagtgctcctgcgacccttgtgaggataagcagctcagataatgtatggatagatggatgcttTCAAAAAATGCAAACCTCAATAGATAGGCTAATAAATAGCATTTAAGTACCAGTGTTGGAATAATTTAAGCAGTGGTTATTTAGACACAAATAATAACACAtgacaccatttaaaaaaattctcatagGCATCTATTCTTTGtcctatggggggggggggtgatattaCGCACCAAGTCACTTAGTGTAGTTGTGAATCTCTTCTTCATTTGTGTCTCCATGACTGTactatactgccccctggtggccaggtCACACACATGAGAAGAAGCCACAATGtatgatgcacaaactgttaattttatttacattcaattcaattacataaagtacaatactgtattatagagtgctattttccattgtgaaaacacacatttttgttgattttttttttttagggtggcgGGTGCTGTTACAGATGAATGATATTTTCTATGCATTTCAATGaggatttgagatacaagtgtggTCATGGAACAATTTAAACTCACACCTCAAAAcagttttccccattgaaatgaattgaaatgcggTGAATCCATTATAGCCCCCcttccccaccccccaaaaaagaccacAATTTTGTTCAGACGTATTTTTAACTGCATTGTAAaatctaaatataaaaacatgagCAAAATAGAGAATCGAAAGAAATAAGCTTGCTTCATAAAGCACAATTAAGCCGAAAGTAATACACTGGATATACAATATCAACAATACACAATGTGGTATTCGCCTGTTGAGGTGTGCTTTTTAAAAGGCGTGGCTTAGTGAGTGATGTGAGGAGCTCCAGTTGGCTCCTGCCAGTTagttcagtgccatcgtcttcTCTGTGCACcttgtgagtgttttcattttgtatataCGCATTGGACTGTTTCATCTTCTCACTAAACGAGGGAAAATGTATCGACTTTGCACTCTTTTTCCCCCACTTCACTCGTGCGGCTACATATCTGAATTTCGCTCATAACTCAAATTTATAACACGAAGCTTTGCAACACAAAGAAGAAAACCGACCATAACTCAAAAAGTTTTTACGTTGAGTTACTTCTAAGTCAATGTACCACTtttatataatcaaataaacattttaatcagTGCACTGcattaaatgttaaatgtatacTACATTAAAAAGTCAAGAAGTCTGATGGCTCTTCTATTTCCTTTCCAACTCTCTGTTTGTCTTTTTCTGATTTAACCTTCTTAGACAGGAGCCAAAGTAGCCAGACCGCAACCAGAGAGACGTGCATATTTAGGGGTACCAGAGATGAAGATTTAGAGGATTATCTAGGGTATGTCAAAACCCCCCATTCCCCCAGGCAGACTGCCACAAGGATTATAGCATTGAACTTATTACCGTATGTTTTTACAGCCTGGTGGTTCTTAACAGGCTATTTATCTGACACCCAAAAGTGTGTTTATGCGAGCCTGCAAACACATAAACAAGTACAAATGAGAACAGGCGGTATTTGGcctggggggggagggggttatGAAGCAAGGGAGCAACCAACCGACTCTGTGCTGTGGTCAAAGGTCTTCCAAATGGATTACAGGCAGAGACGATACATCACAGCTTTCTGTAAGCTCACAGTCAGGGTAATTCATGACCCCATGTGTGTTCCTGTAATCCAGTGGGTTATCACTCCTTGATATGGACCCTTTTCCAGGCTTTTTAGTTTGTGAAGGTtcgttcagttcagttcagttcatgGGAATGTGCACCCGGTCCCCGCGGGCCCATGCCCACTCTGCTTCAACATGTGTCCCTTTTTTCTTTCGCGAGGGGTTGATATGGCTCCGCTTGACACTGGTATGTGGCGTGTTTCCTCCCGCTCAGCTTCCAGATGCCCAGTCCAGGGGAAGTGGAGCGTAGGGCTCGGTGACTGCGGTCAGCGGCAAATTAGAAAGACTGCCTTGGACCTGACGCAATCCCCAATCGCATGCAGCGAAGCGAGCCATTAATGTAGCCAGACGGGGCCACGCATGGTTCGGAAGCCCGACTGACGCTGCTGCTCTGCAAGAGATGTTTAAAAAGAACCAGAGGAGATTGTCAGTGCTCTTATAGAATCAAAATATTTAGGAATTGGCCAGCCATTACCGCTGTTGGCAAAAAGAACTTGTGAGAAAAGAACAATTTCCTACACACTATTTCCGACATAAAACTGTCTAAGTGTGACAAATGGGGCAAAAGCTAACTCCTCTGGGTAATGTTTAGGACATATAAAACATGACAATAGAACAAGAATTAGCCTGCAAGCTTTTATTGTATTCAAGAAGCATAATTCTAGACATTTATGGACAACACAATGACTTTGGCCTAAATATACTGTGGCTTCTTCCAGATGAGTCAAAATTGAGTGCAAAGAGTCCTACaaaggcaaaatgcagtggtatactctgtacacacacaaaaaaaaacccaagggGCAAAAAATAATACTCACATGCACCTTGCTCTTGTATTGCGTTGGTATTGATGTTCATGAATGCAAAATCAGTTTTTATCTGATTCCAGGAATCATCTATGGGATAACCTGTCAAATAACTCTTAAAATACAGCAGATTTGAATCAGTACTTCTATTTTTTACCACTTCTTTTCCCACAAGTATCTGTATTTTTACCAAAGAACCTACCTCGTGTCAGTACTTTTTGCTCCTTTGACAAATACTGTTGCGTTCTGACTTTTGACTTTAAGGAAGTGTCGTGGTCGCTCCCTAAATCTTCTCAGCTACCACAACACAAACTCTTCATGTCATCCATTTCTTTCTTCGgcctccattttaaagatagACCTTCTCTCCCTGTTTTTACTCTCCGTAGACTCTTCCACGGTGCAACCGCAGAAGCATTTGCAGCTGGACTTGGACCTACTTCGGGGCTGATGTCGACAAAGCCAAAGCGAGGGAAACCAGGGACTTGACTGCGCTCCAACTGGCCCGACTTCTGCCAGGGACACAACTGCACAGTGTTCCCTGCAATTTATGTCGGTCTGATTCTGCCAGCTCTGCATAAGGATGACCGGCGAAGAGTGGGACAGACTTTGGCTTGCGCATGATAAACATAGATAATATTCCACTGAAGTATTTGATGCTGCGGGCCTCGGCTTCTTAGTCATTTAGATTATATGTTTTCAGAACTTGGAGGAACTGTTAAGTGTTGAAGTGAACTGAAGTCTTACTTTCCAAATAGTTTCAGGGTTAACGGAACATTTTTGAGCTTCTTGAGCATGAATCTCCAGGAAAAGCTCTCGGGCCTTAAAGGTCTGGTGACGCACTCCCACAGCAAACGGCGTTTCAAAGCCGACCTCACGGTGGACATGATCAGCCCCCCGCTGGGCGACTTTCGCCACACGATGCACGTCGGCCGTGGCGGTGACGCGTTCGGGGACACCTCCTTCCTCAGCAACCACGGCGGCTCGGCGAACGGGGACAACGACGAAACAGACTCCGTGTCCCCTCCAGACAACAAACTCGGGGCGTTTTTCTCCAGGACGATCCGACAAATCAGGAGGGGCTCTGACAACAGAGCCAGAGAAGGATCTAAGGACATGTCACTGCCTCCTCCGGCCATTTCTCCCATCATCAAGAATGCCGTCTCCCTTCCAAGGCTGGACGTGGACATGTATAATGGGAGCCCCACCACAAAGGTGCTCTTCCCCAGTTCTCAAAGCACACCAGGGGAGAGGAAGAGTTCTTACGGTAAGCGTGGTGATACAACGCAGTGGGGCCCAACCAACATGGAATTCTgatattttgcaaaataaaaatccaaacccTGATTAATCATcttactaatttaaaaaaacatactctatactggaatgaaaaaaacaaaccggTTTAGTCCCTTAAGTCTAAAGAGTAATAAACACATGAATTACAGGCAGAACCTTTGAttgttttacaatatttttcccTTTATTATCTGTTGAAATTTACAATACAGAGAAAAATGGGCCAATTTTTGCCAATTTGCAAGAGGCTAATATGCTCTGGCTTAATAATCAGTTGGACCCTACAATGTAGAACCCTTATATGGTCAAGAGTTGGTTTCTCTATGATTGTTTTAGGTTTGCTAAGAATTATTCCCATTACAAATAATAACGGTCAAACTTTTATCAAATGTAGGGCCaatgttttaagtaacattttcacATAGTTAAGatgtaatatactgtatttctgggcagcacggtgttggaacggattaggtcattggcctcacagttctgaggacatgggttcaattccggccctccctgtgtagaatttgcatgagctgccagtttcctcccacatcccaaaaacatgcaacattaattggggattctaaattgccccaaggtgtgattgagtacgactgttgtctgtctccatgttccctgcaaatggctggcaaccagttcaggatggaacctgcctcctgcccaataatcgctaggaaaggctccagcactcccgcgaccctcgtgaggataagtggctcagaaaatggatggatggatggataccattTGTCAAAGCACATGGTAACACTGTAGTCTTGTTTAAATATCAGCCTTCTTACTTTTTGGGTAGATACATTATATTCCAGACTCGCTTGTGAATCTTTGCGGACAGccaccatataaaaaaaacatttaatagttTTTCCACTTTCACACCCTTTTAACACAAGTAAACTTGAGAAAACATACTTAAACTTGTCAAAACAGACTTTTAAAAGTATTCCTTAGCACCCGTCCTTACACTCTCATAGTTTAGACATGGGAGACATTGtataacatcactttgaggaaaCAAACTGACTTGCTCGCAGTTCACCAAATAAGTGGAAAAGCATGCTTgcttccaggtttttttttgtcaataccAAAtgaggtttactgtcaaacaagcacattaaacaaaaaaataaatcaataaacaaCCCAAACTATGTAATTTtgcccaaaaaacagaaaaaaaagtctgctagGTTAATGTTAGCATAGAATGCCAACCACAAAAATCGAGCTAACATAAATTACCATAGATGGTACGGTCAGGTGATTTTGGAGCcatttccataaaaaaaattgggcaaatTCCAAACCTCAAGGGTGGTTTTCCAAGAGGttctattgttcatgttttttttttttttttttttttttttttagcccaatACTCAACATTAACAGTGGGTCAGGTTACGGGAAAGACAACAAACTATTAAGACAAATTTCCAAATTTCCCTCTGCTGTATTGAACATTTTAACATCTGCTAACTGTTTTGATTTTGCGGTTGATTCCCTGGGCTCTCATCAGCATTGATGACTCACGCAGCAGGCGTCTGTTTGCAGCAGTTCGGTTCAAATCAAGTCACTAGATTCATCTTCCCGGCCACAAGCAGACCATAAAATGACAGTGTACACCAAATTAAGTGATTATATTATGTTAAACTGACCTGTCCGCACATTAATAACGATGCCAGACTGTCTGGATTTACTGGAAAGATGGCTTTTTGAAATTAACGCtttcaaaatgcagtttttacaaGGTGTGAATACTGTCAGGGTCTGGTGAGGTTGAGgcataaaatgatgaaaacagaTCTCCTGCTGCAGTGTTGCAGCCGTTCAGCGCCGCCGCCTGCCTCCCAGTAACACGCGCTCGCACGTTGAAATAACATCACCATCACCCACTGTGCTGGGCTGCTCAATCAAACCCGTTTGGGTCCGCCACAATAAAATGACCCCAATTGAATTTCCATTTACTGTGTTTTTGTGGTGTCAGCACATAATTCCAACACATTAAGATGGACATTGTGGAGCAGGGAGCTGCTGAAAGGCCATGTGTTCCTCTGCAGGATTTCATGAGTACCACAGAGCTTAAAGTGAAGAAATATACTTCCTCTGAAAAACGGGGTTCTTCaactttttcaagttttttaagtcacgggagcgctggagcctacaAATACTGCCTCAGGAAATATTTGGCTCTCCAAGTCCACAGTGATCATCATAAAAACATCAGTAATGGTCATCATAAAtgtacataaataaagtatggaatttaaaagttaaatataactgAACCATATTTAACAAACGTACATTACTGGAGTAAATAAAAGTTCGAGACTAACATTATGCTccgtttgaacatttaattcagcGACACTTTACATGGAGctaaaagaaaattgaaaaactataaatgtatttttgttcctCTATCTATGTCAGCAGTATACAGTGCCGGGCAGAACATGAAATTTTTTTCATGGGCCCACTTCTGGTTTGTTTGTTGTCCAGAGGTTCTGAACTGAACAACCTCCTCAGTCATTCTAGTTTATGAtagattgatttgttttttcacgAGAAGTGAAGATCTAAGAGACGGCATTTTCAAAAAGCTAGTATATCTTCGCTGGAAATTCCAAGTGTCATACGCACACAATCAAATCCCAAAGTAATCCCTATGATTATGAAGGGACGAAACAATAAATCCCGGTTGCTAAACGCAGCGAAACACAAGTGGGGGTCAAGCGTGTTAACGCAGGCTCCCCACTGCAGACCCTGTGCAGACTTGGCGACCATGTGCAGCACTGCAGTAAGTCATCCATCAGTTGTTCACTGATTTTGACACATTTACCGCTGATGCCTTTATGTATCACTTTTGGCACATTATCGGCTGCTCTTGTGTTGATAAAAGGCAGACATCCAGACACAGCAGGCAAAAAACTGTTGGGAGTCTGTCTTTGACTGACCCATATTAACAGACTCGTTCCTTacctgtgtgtggatgtgtgtgtgataCACATTaatcccacttaaaaaaaaaagaattacgtTCAATAATGCAAACATGGCACATATTCTCTTTAGTGTTGGTCTCAAATGATTCTAAGGTAATATTAAATAGAgtaggaatgtttttttaagagCTGTGTTTTTGCTTCAGTCTTGTCAAGTGATGATTAAAGTGTTTGGACTATATCACACAATTTGATATGCCTTTAACCAAAATCTATACATCTGCAAGGGGATATTTTGTAGTTTTACAGTGAGGCCTATTGGGAGAGTCTTATATTGCAAGATATGGTTCATACTGCCCCCTGTTGTATGTATTGGGTCAATTGTGACAGTCCTGCAAGAGTGTGAGTGCATGTCTGGAGTAACAAGtgtcaaaaaaatattgtcatggAGTACAGTAGACCCTCATTATTTGCAGGGGATAGGGACTGTTCCAGACTCCAGGGAGCAAAAATCCAAAGATAATCAGTGCCCATTATAATTGCattggaaaacaacaacaacaacattttttataACCTAAATAATGcctaaaagaaaaatgaatctgTGAGTTCTGTATCTCCACTGCCCTGTATCGCCTTCTCACATGGGTCAGCACAAATTTAGCCTTTGACCTAATATGTCGTGTCAGTGTAACGTTTGTGTTGTCTTCAGGTTTGGAGTCCGGCTTCGTTACACTCCCTCGTCTGTCCCGCTCCGAGCGACAACAACCCTCCATCTCCAACTCCGTCCCATCCCCGATCAACGTGAACCGTGGCTCTCTGACCGACCCCTCCGACGCCACCTTGACCGCCCGCTCTTCCGCCGTTGTGACGTTGGACCCCAAATCAACCACATTTTCCAGCTCCTTCGCCTCCCTCACCTCCCTCGACACATTCAACTTCGACCTGGGCCCCTCCCTCATGAGCGAGGTGTTCGGACTACTGGACAGCGACAGTCAACCGTGGGAGAGAGACGAGACGGGGTCGCCGTGGGGAGTCGCCAATGAAGAATCTGAGATGGACTCTGCTACCATCTCTTACGTGGACTCCTTGCTTCGAGAGGATTGCGCCGGGGGGAAGAGTCCCCAGGGGGCGGAATGGGATGACGACGAGGGGGGTGCCAATGAGGCAAACGGAGTCGGGATGTCCGGGAAACTACCTGACACACTGAAGGAAGGCTCACCTGAGAGAGCGAGATTAACAGTGCGAATGGAAAGTGAGCGATTCCAGAGTGCCGTGGATGTGCTCGCACGCCATTACGGTGGTCACTCCAGGATGGAGGCGGTCGATTCGGAGATGACGAAGAAACTATCCTACAGCTACacggatgatgacgatgatgaaatCAAAGTCTGAGCTGTTTTCACACCAAACAAGAAATCATTAGCGAATATACCAATTCTAATCCAATAAGGAAATCATCAACAATGACACTCGAACAGAAAACGGTGGATATTATTCTTAAAGGTGCATGatattgcattgttttttttccactgctgGTGCAATAAGTCATTTTTGCTACTAATGGATCTAAAATGAGGactgaaatattttcaatatactCTATTCAAGGAAAGTTCAGGACATTCAGCCATCGGGTGACATTGTAGGATGAACATAAAATGCACTAAAAATGACCCGCCTCATTTTCACGGGagctagaaaaataaaaacaccactttggcgccatcttgtagtattttggtgccaaggaactgtgTTGAAGTTCATTGAGAAGTCTCATTCAGACAAAAGCATCTTGATGCCAAGAAACTATACTGAAGTTGACCGAGGCGCTTTATTTCCACAAAAGCCGTGCTTCTTGCCATTATGTGatatcttggtgccaaggaagtatgttgaagttGATTTGAGAagcttcattttgacaaaagtagttTTTGCTGCCGTCCTGTTGCCATCTGTATCTGATTATAATCTCTTTAGGGGGGCCAATTACATgtggatgtatatatatttcactCGAAAGCTGAACTGAGGCTCGAACTAATCAACACTTCCACAAAGGATGAAGCGAAAGAGGAAATGGTTATGTTACTCAATGAAGTAGTCCTGACATTCACTTTGTAGTCTATACTTCCTCCTGTGTGAGAGGATGACAATCAAGCAGTACGTGTATGCGCTGTACCTCTCAAAACAGCCATCAATAACTGACATACAAATAAAAGGTTCCTGGAGGTTGGTGAGCATATTCAGCATTTTCACGTCATGTCTCTCAGGTTTAACTTCAGTCGAGAACATTAATGTAATTTTATGGAAGACTTATCTTGACACAAATTAGAATGGTAACCAAGCCTTAAAATCTAATGGATTTATATATTGTGTTATCACATTACACAAATTAAGAAATATGACCAATAACACCCGTGTTTGGTGTTATCAACTGCAGTATAAGCTGTATTATGTAATCCTTCCTACAGAAATTTTTATAAACCCTGTGCACCTTTAAccaggaattgttttttttttcatcaacttaTTATATCTATGTTATTGCCTTCTCAATGTCCATCAAAAAATATCATCTGATTCCCCGATAAACACGTACTGTATGTCAATTCCAATGACAGACTACGATGTtagtaattggaaacaaaaatgCTATCATTTGGGGACTTTGTATCGTAAGGTCACAAACatcaaaaagaaaagtaaataaT of the Syngnathoides biaculeatus isolate LvHL_M chromosome 22, ASM1980259v1, whole genome shotgun sequence genome contains:
- the cdc42ep1a gene encoding cdc42 effector protein 1 — encoded protein: MNLQEKLSGLKGLVTHSHSKRRFKADLTVDMISPPLGDFRHTMHVGRGGDAFGDTSFLSNHGGSANGDNDETDSVSPPDNKLGAFFSRTIRQIRRGSDNRAREGSKDMSLPPPAISPIIKNAVSLPRLDVDMYNGSPTTKVLFPSSQSTPGERKSSYGLESGFVTLPRLSRSERQQPSISNSVPSPINVNRGSLTDPSDATLTARSSAVVTLDPKSTTFSSSFASLTSLDTFNFDLGPSLMSEVFGLLDSDSQPWERDETGSPWGVANEESEMDSATISYVDSLLREDCAGGKSPQGAEWDDDEGGANEANGVGMSGKLPDTLKEGSPERARLTVRMESERFQSAVDVLARHYGGHSRMEAVDSEMTKKLSYSYTDDDDDEIKV